One genomic segment of Microbacterium sp. ProA8 includes these proteins:
- a CDS encoding carboxymuconolactone decarboxylase family protein — translation MIVSTPDLDGATGHVADMYDSDRKGDGFVFAYTRAMAVNPEAHQAFETLVRAIVPSIGLRTYELATLGAARAMGSEHCLLAHGRRSLRAGLFDEDQLASVARDGVGADLDERDRAVVAYAEKLSTDAAAMTDADSGRLREVGFTDREIVDITLAAAARNFFSRALLALAVPVDDVPGLTPALVAALRAPGDAARVSAG, via the coding sequence ATGATCGTCAGCACTCCGGATCTCGACGGCGCCACCGGCCACGTCGCCGACATGTACGACAGCGACCGGAAGGGCGACGGCTTCGTCTTCGCGTACACCCGGGCGATGGCCGTGAATCCCGAGGCGCACCAGGCCTTCGAGACGCTGGTCCGCGCGATCGTGCCGTCCATCGGCCTGCGCACCTACGAACTCGCCACGCTGGGCGCCGCGCGCGCGATGGGCTCCGAGCACTGTCTCCTCGCGCACGGCCGCCGGAGCCTGCGCGCGGGTCTCTTCGACGAAGACCAGCTGGCGAGCGTCGCGCGCGACGGCGTCGGGGCCGACCTCGACGAGCGCGACCGTGCCGTGGTCGCCTACGCCGAGAAGCTCTCGACGGATGCCGCGGCCATGACGGACGCCGACTCGGGCCGGCTGCGCGAGGTCGGGTTCACCGACCGCGAGATCGTCGACATCACTCTGGCCGCCGCCGCGCGCAATTTCTTCAGTCGCGCGCTGCTCGCTCTCGCCGTTCCGGTCGACGACGTCCCCGGGTTGACGCCGGCGCTCGTCGCCGCGCTGCGCGCACCGGGCGACGCCGCGCGCGTCAGTGCCGGTTGA
- a CDS encoding glycosyltransferase family 2 protein produces the protein MTSAVTVIVPGYDVAAYAGEALDSLRAQTRTDWTAILVDDASTDETGALFDAAAADDDRFRVVHHPAQQGLGAARNSGLDLVRTPFVGFLDADDRLTPRALERLVGTLTASGSDFALGAYVRLRPDTAGGYTPGIVQPWVAAATAPTRLGTTLDQHPEASGNIVAWSKVSRTDLWQRTGLRFPVGKAYEDQIVAQQMYTRARAFDVIPDVVVEWRERADGSSITQHKGELPVLRDYLDALTGGIAVLDAAGQARAAASRVRLILAMDLPPLVDLARDHADEDYRRELGAFARALWARFDGPELPEPAATAVAAARLW, from the coding sequence GTGACTTCCGCCGTGACCGTGATCGTGCCCGGTTACGACGTGGCGGCCTACGCCGGCGAGGCGCTGGACTCCCTCCGTGCCCAGACCCGGACCGACTGGACCGCGATCCTCGTCGACGATGCGTCGACGGATGAGACCGGTGCCCTGTTCGACGCCGCAGCGGCCGACGACGACCGCTTCCGGGTGGTCCACCACCCGGCGCAGCAGGGCCTCGGCGCAGCGCGCAACAGCGGGCTGGATCTGGTGCGCACGCCCTTCGTCGGCTTCCTCGACGCCGATGACCGCCTGACCCCCCGTGCCCTCGAGCGGCTCGTGGGCACTCTCACGGCCAGCGGCAGCGACTTCGCGCTCGGCGCGTACGTGCGGCTGCGTCCCGACACCGCGGGCGGCTATACGCCCGGCATCGTGCAGCCGTGGGTCGCGGCCGCCACCGCTCCGACGCGCCTCGGCACGACTCTCGATCAGCACCCCGAGGCATCGGGCAACATCGTCGCGTGGTCGAAGGTCAGCCGCACCGATCTGTGGCAGCGCACCGGCCTGCGGTTCCCCGTCGGCAAGGCGTACGAAGACCAGATCGTCGCGCAGCAGATGTACACGCGCGCCCGGGCGTTCGACGTCATCCCCGACGTCGTGGTCGAGTGGCGCGAGCGGGCGGACGGCTCGTCGATCACCCAGCACAAGGGTGAGCTGCCGGTGCTGCGCGACTACCTCGACGCGCTGACGGGTGGCATCGCGGTGCTGGATGCCGCCGGCCAGGCACGTGCCGCGGCATCCCGGGTGCGACTCATCCTCGCCATGGACCTGCCGCCGCTCGTCGATCTTGCCCGCGACCATGCCGACGAGGACTACCGGCGGGAACTCGGGGCGTTCGCACGGGCGCTCTGGGCGCGCTTCGACGGTCCGGAGCTTCCCGAGCCCGCCGCGACCGCCGTCGCCGCCGCCCGGCTGTGGTGA
- a CDS encoding DNA-formamidopyrimidine glycosylase family protein gives MPESPEVEALARFLADEASGREIRAVDVLEFRTVKTRSAPPTGIAGRTITGAARHGKHVELILDEKSLVVSLGRHGWMRWVGADSTEAESEVPSDAPPALATLDLSRDIALEVTDAGSWVSLGLFVVDRADEVPAIAKLGPDPADPDFTRAQFDAALGGRRKQIKAILQEQETLAGIGNAYSDEILHLARQSPVTHAAALDAEATDRLFEATITTVRGAIAARSGVPIDQLKAQKVAAMRVHGRRGEACPVCGDTILDLTFSGASAQYCPTCQNGGVPL, from the coding sequence ATGCCTGAGTCGCCAGAGGTCGAGGCTCTCGCGCGGTTCCTCGCCGACGAGGCATCCGGTCGTGAGATCCGCGCCGTCGATGTGCTGGAGTTCCGCACGGTCAAGACCCGCAGTGCGCCGCCGACCGGCATCGCCGGACGCACGATCACGGGTGCGGCGCGTCACGGCAAGCATGTCGAGCTCATCCTCGACGAGAAGAGTCTCGTGGTGTCGCTCGGCCGGCACGGGTGGATGCGCTGGGTCGGCGCGGACTCGACGGAGGCGGAGTCGGAGGTGCCTTCCGATGCGCCGCCGGCCCTCGCCACGCTCGATCTGTCGCGCGACATCGCTCTTGAGGTGACGGATGCCGGATCCTGGGTGTCGCTCGGCCTGTTCGTGGTCGACCGGGCCGACGAAGTCCCCGCCATCGCGAAGCTCGGCCCTGATCCGGCGGATCCGGACTTCACACGCGCCCAGTTCGATGCCGCGCTCGGCGGGCGCCGGAAGCAGATCAAGGCGATCCTCCAGGAGCAGGAGACGCTCGCAGGCATCGGCAATGCGTACTCCGACGAGATCCTCCACCTCGCACGCCAGTCGCCTGTCACCCACGCTGCGGCACTCGATGCGGAGGCGACCGACCGCCTTTTCGAGGCGACGATCACCACGGTCAGAGGGGCCATCGCGGCTCGGAGCGGCGTGCCCATCGATCAGCTGAAGGCGCAGAAGGTCGCCGCGATGCGCGTGCACGGGCGCAGAGGCGAAGCATGCCCCGTCTGCGGCGATACGATCCTCGATCTGACGTTCTCCGGCGCATCGGCGCAGTACTGCCCCACCTGTCAGAACGGGGGAGTGCCGCTGTGA
- a CDS encoding DHA2 family efflux MFS transporter permease subunit → MAAIDTTPGTGSIAVPRTTAATGVAKLGPRESRVIWLLLAAAFVAILNETTMGVAIPHLITDLGITALAAQWLTTAFMLTMAVVIPITGFLLRRFTTRTMFVAAMSLFSTGTLLAFLAPGFPMLLVARVVQASGTAIMMPLLMTTLMTVVPAAIRGRMMGRVSIVISLAPAIGPTLAGAILNNFEWRWIFGMVLPIAIVALVVGARWIHNLGETTHAPIDVLSVILSALGFGGLVFGLSQLGAGGHGGGADAAAASAASTTTLVVSLTVGIIALGLFGWRQVLLQRKDDALLDLRVFRSANFSLSIGQMAIMSMAFFGAITVVPLYLQDVIGVDALTAGLVVLPGALAMGLAGPFIGRIYDRWGTRVLLVPGAVITSAMLWFYTTFGTETPVWLVAGAQTVLSIGLALSFTPLFTASLASLQPKFYSYGSAVVGTVQQVAGAAGIAVMFGVMAAATAAATSSGAEQAAAGAAGTHAAFLTAAVLSLPMLVGAFLIRKPADQPMGMPAAH, encoded by the coding sequence ATGGCCGCCATCGATACGACCCCCGGAACCGGCAGCATCGCCGTCCCCCGCACCACCGCCGCCACCGGCGTCGCGAAGCTCGGCCCGCGCGAGAGCCGCGTCATCTGGCTGCTCCTCGCCGCCGCGTTCGTCGCGATTCTCAACGAGACCACGATGGGCGTCGCGATCCCGCACCTCATCACCGATCTCGGCATCACCGCCCTGGCCGCGCAGTGGCTGACGACCGCGTTCATGCTGACGATGGCCGTCGTCATCCCGATCACCGGCTTCCTGCTGCGCCGCTTCACCACGCGGACGATGTTCGTCGCCGCGATGTCGCTGTTCTCGACCGGGACGCTCCTCGCGTTCCTCGCGCCCGGGTTCCCGATGCTCCTCGTCGCGCGCGTGGTGCAGGCCTCGGGCACCGCCATCATGATGCCGCTGCTCATGACGACGCTGATGACCGTCGTGCCCGCAGCCATCCGCGGCCGCATGATGGGCCGCGTCAGCATCGTGATCTCGCTCGCCCCCGCGATCGGCCCGACGCTCGCCGGCGCCATCCTGAACAACTTCGAATGGCGCTGGATCTTCGGCATGGTCCTGCCGATCGCCATCGTGGCGCTCGTCGTCGGCGCCCGCTGGATCCACAACCTCGGTGAGACCACGCACGCTCCCATCGACGTGCTGTCGGTGATCCTGTCGGCTCTCGGCTTCGGCGGACTGGTCTTCGGGCTCAGCCAGCTGGGGGCCGGCGGCCATGGCGGTGGAGCGGATGCCGCGGCCGCGAGCGCCGCCTCGACCACCACGCTCGTCGTGTCGCTGACCGTGGGCATCATCGCACTCGGCCTGTTCGGCTGGCGCCAGGTGCTGCTGCAGCGCAAGGACGACGCGCTGCTCGACCTCCGCGTCTTCCGCAGCGCGAACTTCTCGCTCTCGATCGGGCAGATGGCCATCATGTCGATGGCGTTCTTCGGTGCCATCACCGTCGTGCCGCTGTACCTGCAGGACGTGATCGGCGTCGACGCGCTCACCGCGGGTCTCGTGGTGCTGCCCGGCGCGCTGGCGATGGGACTCGCCGGTCCCTTCATCGGTCGCATCTACGACCGCTGGGGCACGAGGGTGCTGCTCGTGCCCGGTGCCGTGATCACCAGCGCGATGCTGTGGTTCTACACGACCTTCGGCACCGAGACTCCGGTGTGGCTCGTCGCAGGGGCGCAGACCGTGCTGTCGATCGGCCTGGCGCTGTCGTTCACCCCGCTGTTCACGGCGTCGCTCGCGTCGCTGCAGCCGAAGTTCTACTCGTACGGCTCGGCGGTCGTCGGCACCGTGCAGCAGGTCGCGGGCGCCGCCGGCATCGCGGTGATGTTCGGGGTCATGGCCGCAGCCACCGCCGCGGCCACCTCGTCCGGCGCGGAGCAGGCCGCCGCGGGCGCCGCCGGCACGCATGCGGCGTTCCTGACGGCTGCCGTCCTGTCGCTGCCGATGCTCGTCGGCGCCTTCCTGATCCGCAAGCCCGCCGATCAGCCGATGGGCATGCCCGCGGCCCACTGA
- a CDS encoding ABC transporter ATP-binding protein, whose translation MRGGGGGGGGGHPGFRPVDTEAQRRANAEAPEIPGLGKRVVGLFRPYKWSILITGLLVVVGAGIAVIPPLLVQRVFDDALFPLDGSPPDLRLLWQLVVAMIALFLLSAALGVVQTWLTSTVGNRVTGDLRVKLFDHLQSMELGFFTRTKTGVIQSRLQNDVGGVSGVLTNTVTSILGNTVTVVASLVAMILIDWRLTIIAVVLMPFLVLVQRRVGQVRARIAGETQESLSELTAITQETLSVSGILLSKSFNRQRTEASRYADENLNQVRLQVRRAMSGQGFFAVVQVIMASVPAIIYLVSGYLIGGGSDTITAGTIVAFTTVQARLLMPLMGLMRVSLDLQTSSALFARIFEYLDLVPAIRDDPVAIDVADAPGPLGRIEFRDVVFRYPDAAADSRATLRGVSFVAEPGQHVAFVGPSGAGKTTVLYLTPRLYEASGGSVLFAGEDVRRLRQESIVDHVGIVSQETYLFHATIRENLRYAKPAATDAELEAACRAANIHHVIERFEQGYDTVVGERGYRLSGGEKQRIAIARVLLKDPPVLLLDEATSALDTVSERVVQEALDAAARGRTTLSIAHRLSTVIAADVIHVVEAGRIVESGTHASLLAAGGLYTELAAQQLATTKILEAEDAEPPADHPGRRADIAPDVPVVPVDEVLASGRGAVEAEWRED comes from the coding sequence ATGCGCGGTGGTGGGGGCGGGGGAGGCGGCGGACACCCCGGCTTCCGGCCCGTCGACACCGAGGCGCAGCGCCGCGCGAACGCGGAGGCGCCCGAGATCCCAGGGCTGGGCAAGCGCGTCGTCGGACTCTTCCGTCCGTACAAGTGGTCCATCCTCATCACGGGCCTGCTCGTCGTCGTCGGAGCGGGTATCGCCGTCATCCCGCCGCTCCTCGTGCAGCGGGTGTTCGACGATGCGCTGTTCCCGCTCGACGGCTCGCCGCCCGACCTGAGGCTGCTCTGGCAGCTCGTGGTCGCGATGATCGCGCTGTTCCTGCTGTCGGCGGCGCTCGGCGTGGTGCAGACCTGGCTCACCTCCACCGTCGGCAACCGGGTCACGGGCGATCTGCGGGTGAAGCTGTTCGACCACCTGCAGTCGATGGAGCTCGGCTTCTTCACGCGCACGAAGACCGGCGTCATCCAATCGCGCCTGCAGAACGATGTGGGCGGCGTCTCGGGGGTGCTCACCAACACGGTGACGAGCATCCTCGGCAACACCGTGACGGTCGTGGCCTCGCTCGTGGCGATGATCCTCATCGACTGGCGGCTCACGATCATCGCGGTCGTGCTCATGCCCTTCCTGGTGCTGGTGCAGCGACGTGTGGGCCAGGTGCGGGCCCGCATCGCCGGCGAGACGCAGGAGTCGCTCTCGGAGCTGACGGCCATCACGCAGGAGACGCTGAGCGTCTCGGGCATCCTCCTTTCGAAGTCCTTCAACCGGCAGCGCACCGAAGCGAGCCGCTATGCCGACGAGAACCTCAACCAGGTGCGGCTGCAGGTGCGCCGGGCGATGAGCGGCCAGGGCTTCTTCGCCGTCGTGCAGGTCATCATGGCGAGCGTGCCCGCGATCATCTACCTGGTCTCGGGCTACCTGATCGGCGGTGGCAGCGACACCATCACCGCGGGCACGATCGTGGCTTTCACGACCGTGCAGGCCCGGCTGCTCATGCCGCTCATGGGCCTGATGCGCGTCTCCCTCGACCTGCAGACCTCGTCGGCGCTGTTCGCGCGCATCTTCGAGTACCTCGACCTGGTGCCGGCCATCCGCGACGATCCCGTCGCGATCGACGTGGCCGACGCGCCCGGTCCCCTCGGGCGCATCGAGTTCCGCGATGTCGTGTTCCGCTACCCCGACGCCGCCGCCGACAGCCGGGCGACGCTGCGCGGCGTCTCGTTCGTGGCCGAGCCGGGCCAGCACGTCGCGTTCGTCGGGCCTTCGGGCGCGGGCAAGACGACGGTGCTGTATCTGACGCCGCGGCTGTACGAGGCATCCGGCGGCTCCGTGCTCTTCGCCGGTGAAGACGTGCGCCGCCTTCGGCAGGAGTCGATCGTCGACCACGTCGGCATCGTCTCGCAGGAGACATACCTCTTCCACGCCACGATTCGCGAGAACCTCCGCTACGCGAAGCCGGCGGCGACGGATGCCGAGCTCGAGGCCGCGTGCCGTGCGGCCAACATCCACCACGTCATCGAGCGCTTCGAGCAGGGCTACGACACCGTCGTCGGTGAGCGCGGCTACCGGCTCTCGGGCGGTGAGAAGCAGCGCATCGCCATTGCCCGCGTGCTGCTGAAGGACCCGCCGGTGCTGCTGCTCGACGAGGCCACGTCGGCGCTCGACACCGTGTCGGAGCGCGTGGTTCAGGAGGCGCTGGATGCCGCGGCCCGCGGCCGGACCACCCTGTCGATCGCCCACCGGCTGTCGACGGTGATCGCGGCCGACGTGATCCACGTGGTCGAGGCGGGACGCATCGTCGAGTCGGGCACCCACGCGTCGCTGCTGGCGGCGGGCGGCCTCTACACCGAGCTCGCGGCCCAGCAGCTCGCGACGACCAAGATCCTCGAGGCGGAGGATGCCGAGCCGCCGGCCGACCACCCGGGCCGTCGGGCGGACATCGCTCCGGACGTTCCGGTGGTCCCCGTGGACGAGGTGCTGGCGTCCGGGCGGGGCGCTGTCGAGGCGGAGTGGCGCGAGGACTGA